In the Fusarium oxysporum f. sp. lycopersici 4287 chromosome 9, whole genome shotgun sequence genome, one interval contains:
- a CDS encoding 26S proteasome regulatory subunit N6 codes for MQPQYRAYAQQVPQRSPHATNQRRGGIGPMMSSGPHPSVPLTQAQIAQQQQVQAHASELAKRRSRKPTDKNIPDGVEDSIIDPDGVQRYKELRDVERRLDATITRKRLDIVDYTSRGSKRYKTLRVWISNTVEDQIWQSNGLNSDSFDFTPSMEASYRVKIEGRLLDDEDEETEQPKKQESTTEEGKESDESAQKSKAQEKPRFSHFFKSLTVDFDRSRFRTGAEQTVEWKKPDAPARNQPAANLPAAADFDELTFKRNGDENQNITINLFRQETPERYQLTPELADVVDMKDATHQEAVMALWEYIKLLGLQEDEEKRNFRCNEPLKKVIRQGDIGHIPLLNEYVQQHLRPLEPIRLPYTIRVDQEFHKEPQPTIYDIQVPVDDPLRDTLLPMLNNPQYIAMLKDVTGLDDQLAKVVQAIAVSKAKHSFFQSLGKDPTNFIKNWLSSQKRDLEVIMGEAPRGGGEHASGDEWRRGGKDSVWTTQNARESVNVLLSKQQR; via the exons ATGCAGCCTCAATATCGCGCTTATGCGCAGCAGGTTCCGCAGCGCTCGCCTCATGCGACAAACCAGCGACGTGGTGGAATTG GACCCATGATGTCCTCAGGGCCTCACCCTTCAGTTCCCCTCACCCAGGCACAGATtgctcagcaacaacaggtTCAGGCTCACGCCAGTGAGCTAGCTAAGCGACGTAGTCGAAAGCCTACAGATAAGAACATTCCCGATGGAGTTGAGGACAGCATTATTGATCCAGACGGTGTTCAACGGTACAAAGAACTGCGAGATGTCGAGCGTCGACTTGATGCTACTATCACACGAAAGCGTCTGGACATTGTCGACTACACCAGCCGTGGATCCAAG AGATACAAAACATTGCGAGTTTGGATCAGCAACACGGTCGAGGATCAAATCTGGCAGAGCAATGGACTGAACTCTGACTCGTTTGACTTTACCCCTAGCATGGAGGCGTCGTACCGAGTCAAGATTGAAGGTCGTCTactcgacgatgaagacgaggagacCGAGCAGCCCAAGAAACAGGAGTCAACCacagaagaaggaaaggagTCAGACGAGTCAGCACAGAAGTCCAAAGCACAAGAGAAACCCCGATTCTCGCACTTCTTCAAGTCTTTGACAGTCGATTTCGACCGATCTCGATTCCGAACAGGCGCCGAACAGACAGTGGAATGGAAGAAGCCAGATGCCCCGGCCCGAAACCAACCCGCTGCCAACCTTCCAGCAGCCGCTGATTTCGATGAACTTACCTTCAAGAGAAATGGAGACGAAAACcaaaacatcaccatcaacctGTTCCGCCAGGAGACACCCGAGAGATACCAACTGACCCCTGAGCTTGCCGATGTGGTCGATATGAAAGATGCTACCCATCAAGAGGCGGTCATGGCTCTCTGGGAGTACATCAAGTTACTTGGACTacaggaagatgaggagaagcgcAATTTCCGGTGCAATGAGCCTCTCAAGAAG GTTATAAGGCAAGGCGACATCGGACACATCCCTTTGCTCAACGAGTATGTTCAGCAACACCTGCGACCTCTCGAGCCAATTCGCTTGCCATACACTATCCGAGTTGACCAGGAGTTTCACAAGGAGCCCCAGCCTACGATCTATGACATCCAGGTTCCTGTGGACGATCCTCTACGTGATACACTCTTGCCTATGCTCAACAACCCTCAGTACATTGCAATGCTCAAGGACGTGACAGGGCTTGACGACCAGCTCGCCAAGGTGGTTCAGGCGATCGCCGTGTCGAAGGCCAAGCATTCCTTCTTCCAGTCTCTTGGCAAGGATCCtaccaacttcatcaagaactGGCTGAGTTCTCAGAAGAGAGACCTCGAGGTCATTATGGGAGAAGCACCCAGAGGAGGTGGAGAGCATGCATCGGGTGACGAGTGGCGCCGTGGTGGAAAAGATAGCGTCTGGACTACCCAAAATGCGCGAGAGAGCGTCAACGTCTTGCTCTCAAAGCAGCAACGATGA
- a CDS encoding 26S proteasome regulatory subunit N6: MQPQYRAYAQQVPQRSPHATNQRRGGIGTFKTHPPSFAQPDLVHQSSTKMDAFSGPMMSSGPHPSVPLTQAQIAQQQQVQAHASELAKRRSRKPTDKNIPDGVEDSIIDPDGVQRYKELRDVERRLDATITRKRLDIVDYTSRGSKRYKTLRVWISNTVEDQIWQSNGLNSDSFDFTPSMEASYRVKIEGRLLDDEDEETEQPKKQESTTEEGKESDESAQKSKAQEKPRFSHFFKSLTVDFDRSRFRTGAEQTVEWKKPDAPARNQPAANLPAAADFDELTFKRNGDENQNITINLFRQETPERYQLTPELADVVDMKDATHQEAVMALWEYIKLLGLQEDEEKRNFRCNEPLKKVIRQGDIGHIPLLNEYVQQHLRPLEPIRLPYTIRVDQEFHKEPQPTIYDIQVPVDDPLRDTLLPMLNNPQYIAMLKDVTGLDDQLAKVVQAIAVSKAKHSFFQSLGKDPTNFIKNWLSSQKRDLEVIMGEAPRGGGEHASGDEWRRGGKDSVWTTQNARESVNVLLSKQQR, encoded by the exons ATGCAGCCTCAATATCGCGCTTATGCGCAGCAGGTTCCGCAGCGCTCGCCTCATGCGACAAACCAGCGACGTGGTGGAATTGGTACGTTTAAAACCCATCCCCCATCATTTGCGCAACCCGACCTCGTTCATCAATCATCTACTAAAATGGACGCTTTCTCAGGACCCATGATGTCCTCAGGGCCTCACCCTTCAGTTCCCCTCACCCAGGCACAGATtgctcagcaacaacaggtTCAGGCTCACGCCAGTGAGCTAGCTAAGCGACGTAGTCGAAAGCCTACAGATAAGAACATTCCCGATGGAGTTGAGGACAGCATTATTGATCCAGACGGTGTTCAACGGTACAAAGAACTGCGAGATGTCGAGCGTCGACTTGATGCTACTATCACACGAAAGCGTCTGGACATTGTCGACTACACCAGCCGTGGATCCAAG AGATACAAAACATTGCGAGTTTGGATCAGCAACACGGTCGAGGATCAAATCTGGCAGAGCAATGGACTGAACTCTGACTCGTTTGACTTTACCCCTAGCATGGAGGCGTCGTACCGAGTCAAGATTGAAGGTCGTCTactcgacgatgaagacgaggagacCGAGCAGCCCAAGAAACAGGAGTCAACCacagaagaaggaaaggagTCAGACGAGTCAGCACAGAAGTCCAAAGCACAAGAGAAACCCCGATTCTCGCACTTCTTCAAGTCTTTGACAGTCGATTTCGACCGATCTCGATTCCGAACAGGCGCCGAACAGACAGTGGAATGGAAGAAGCCAGATGCCCCGGCCCGAAACCAACCCGCTGCCAACCTTCCAGCAGCCGCTGATTTCGATGAACTTACCTTCAAGAGAAATGGAGACGAAAACcaaaacatcaccatcaacctGTTCCGCCAGGAGACACCCGAGAGATACCAACTGACCCCTGAGCTTGCCGATGTGGTCGATATGAAAGATGCTACCCATCAAGAGGCGGTCATGGCTCTCTGGGAGTACATCAAGTTACTTGGACTacaggaagatgaggagaagcgcAATTTCCGGTGCAATGAGCCTCTCAAGAAG GTTATAAGGCAAGGCGACATCGGACACATCCCTTTGCTCAACGAGTATGTTCAGCAACACCTGCGACCTCTCGAGCCAATTCGCTTGCCATACACTATCCGAGTTGACCAGGAGTTTCACAAGGAGCCCCAGCCTACGATCTATGACATCCAGGTTCCTGTGGACGATCCTCTACGTGATACACTCTTGCCTATGCTCAACAACCCTCAGTACATTGCAATGCTCAAGGACGTGACAGGGCTTGACGACCAGCTCGCCAAGGTGGTTCAGGCGATCGCCGTGTCGAAGGCCAAGCATTCCTTCTTCCAGTCTCTTGGCAAGGATCCtaccaacttcatcaagaactGGCTGAGTTCTCAGAAGAGAGACCTCGAGGTCATTATGGGAGAAGCACCCAGAGGAGGTGGAGAGCATGCATCGGGTGACGAGTGGCGCCGTGGTGGAAAAGATAGCGTCTGGACTACCCAAAATGCGCGAGAGAGCGTCAACGTCTTGCTCTCAAAGCAGCAACGATGA
- a CDS encoding AGC/PDK1 protein kinase has product MNGDLSLSQALGGLRIANPDDAAEAINSSSTSPPGPDSTAQNTSISASTSTSALPSTPQPTTTSTTPSSYDAIRLDPIDAGVETSLNDPRLTPSAQPSDPTSDPGPSANHPQPSPQTEPSRSSVYGMSNVSEPGSNPSYPVRESSRRDPHRFNNSSRPVSGLMSGGSPLPPRRSSRGMGVGYAPGPGGPQQNQPYAGDAPVPTSREDWQERGAAVGVRREVDANGRTVVRQVKKGVRDFSFGRVLGEGSYSTVYMATDRQTLKEYAVKVLEKRHIIKEKKIKYVNIEKNTLNRLTEHPGIVRLYYTFQDETSLYYVLDLCNGGELLGVLKKTGTFDVECTRFYGAQILDAIDYMHSRGVIHRDLKPENVLLDDQMHVKITDFGTAKLLKDPREDPSAASASGAPDPGKDDDSRAASFVGTAEYVSPELLTHKNACKASDLWAFGCIVYQLLAGRPPFKGGSEYLTFQKIVNLEYEFPPGFPPAARDLVERCLVLEPARRLTVEHIKNHEFFDGHPFGKGLWRTKAPRLRPYIPPPQEPQVIQLNGFSTSSNARPPQQSQATPSNGNNRPSRIITELPPPTQLDIEWSPVLTKNNERILKLGDLMVVSTPLPSSPHGKEPGEGHKKLSRFFIGSTTKKRQRLVMITSSGRIVLAPAGGEEKRAKQELSLLGSDCTWKTQVDAKGQTVWCVNTGGHHYTFEEAKSSSTPQEGGSAAADWVECLERARDMALSQNMTTSYGGDSGFADMSSQVSSPSSTLGGSRKLFRWFRTQ; this is encoded by the exons ATGAATGGGGACCTGAGCCTTTCTCAGGCTTTGGGCGGACTGCGCATCGCCAATCCTGAcgatgctgctgaggctaTTAACTCATCTTCGACTTCTCCTCCCGGGCCCGACTCGACTGCTCAGAATACCTCCATCTCcgcttcaacttcaacatcCGCCCTCCCCTCTACGCCTCAACCGACAACCACATCCACCACGCCCTCATCCTATGATGCAATCCGCCTCGACCCTATAGATGCCGGTGTCGAAACCTCACTTAACGATCCTCGTCTTACTCCATCCGCTCAACCTTCTGACCCTACTTCCGATCCAGGCCCCTCCGCAAATCATCCACAGCCATCTCCTCAAACCGAGCCGTCGAGGTCCTCCGTTTACGGCATGTCCAATGTGTCAGAACCTGGCTCGAACCCCTCGTATCCCGTGAGAGAGTCCAGCCGACGAGACCCTCATCGCTTCAACAACTCAAGCCGACCAGTATCAGGTTTAATGTCTGGTGGCAGCCCATTGCCACCTCGAAGGAGCTCAAGAGGTATGGGGGTTGGCTATGCACCTGGTCCTGGCGGGCCACAGCAGAACCAGCCTTACGCAGGTGACGCGCCGGTCCCAACCAGCAGAGAGGACTGGCAGGAGCGTGGAGCGGCCGTTGGGGTCCGCAGAGAGGTTGATGCAAATGGACGTACCGTTGTCCGCCAGGTCAAAAAGGGCGTCCGCGACTTTTCCTTCGGGCGAGTTCTTGGCGAGGGCTCCTATAGTACAGTCTACATGGCGACAGATCGCCAAACTCTCAAAGAATACGCCGTGAAGGTACTCGAAAAGAGACATatcatcaaggagaagaagatcaaatATGTCAACATCGAGAAGAACACACTAAACCGACTTACTGAACACCCTGGAATTGTCCGGTTATACTATACATTTCAAGACGAGACATCGCTCTACTACGTCCTCGATTTGTGCAATGGCGGAGAGCTCTTGGGtgtcttgaagaagacaGGCACCTTCGATGTTGAATGCACCAGGTTCTATGGTGCACAAATTCTCGACGCCATTGACTACATGCATTCTCGGGGTGTCATCCACCGAGATCTGAAGCCCGAAAACGTCTTGTTGGATGACCAGATGCACGTCAAAATTACGGACTTTGGAACTGCTAAACTGCTCAAAGATCCACGCGAAGACCCTTCAGCCGCATCAGCCAGCGGTGCACCAGATCCTGGAAAGGACGATGACAGTCGTGCAGCATCATTTGTCGGTACCGCTGAATATGTGAGCCCTGAGCTTCTCACACACAAGAACGCCTGTAAGGCTAGCGACTTGTGGGCTTTCGGCTGCATTGTATACCAGCTTTTGGCTGGCCGACCTCCTTTCAAGGGAGGCAGTGAGTATCTCACATTTCAGAAGATTGTAAATCTCGAATACGAATTCCCCCCTGGCTTTCCACCAGCAGCCAGAGACCTCGTGGAGCGCTGCTTGGTACTCGAACCAGCCAGACGACTCACTGTCGAGCACATTAAAAACCACGAATTCTTCGATGGACATCCATTCGGAAAAGGACTCTGGAGGACCAAGGCACCCCGTCTTCGCCCATATATACCACCCCCCCAGGAACCTCAAGTTATTCAGCTCAACGGCTTTTCCACCTCGTCTAACGCCAGGCCTCCACAGCAGTCCCAGGCCACTCCCTCCAATGGGAATAATCGACCATCGAGGATAATAACAGAACTTCCTCCCCCGACACAGCTTGACATTGAATGGTCACCCGTTTTGACTAAGAATAACGAGCGCATTCTCAAGTTGGGCGATCTCATGGTGGTCTCGACGCCTTTACCTTCAAGCCCCCACGGAAAGGAACCAGGAGAAGGACATAAGAAGTTGTCTCGTTTCTTTATCGGCAGCACTACTAAGAAGCGTCAGCGCCTGGTAATGATTACATCTAGCGGCCGAATTGTCCTTGCTCCGGCTGGTGGAGAGGAGAAAAGAGCGAAGCAGGAGTTGTCTCTGCTCGGCTCAGATTGCACCTGGAAGACCCAAGTGGACGCAAAGGGCCAAACGGTGTGGTGTGTCAATACA GGCGGCCACCACTACACATTTGAAGAGGCCAAGTCCTCATCCACACCCCAAGAAGGTGGCTCTGCTGCCGCTGACTGGGTTGAATGTCTCGAGAGGGCAAGGGACATGGCACTATCTCAGAACATGACCACCTCTTATGGTGGTGATAGTGGATTTGCCGACATGTCGTCTCAAGTTTCAAGCCCATCAAGTACTTTGGGAGGGTCCAGGAAACTATTCAGATGGTTTCGGACTCAGTGA
- a CDS encoding syntaxin 8 (At least one base has a quality score < 10) has translation MSSANQLFLLADHIKLSLLERQRAKNLNLEGDSQDGHISRSFDQFRDGLANLRDEEQRLTFAGETDAATSLTESITSLQKQLDDLTTQFQGQPNSKTAETLIHPNSEELADDFEHATSTSPVSRKPKTVRFSDTPPSPSAELFGRYRDDPSDSAGYRDEAQGMDNQQIHQYHAQILEQQDEQLDRLGESIGRQRELSMQIGDELDSHVAMLDEVEAVTDRHQSRLDRASRMLGKVARGASENKQMTTIVVLIIILVLLIAILK, from the exons ATGTCGAGCGCCAATCAACTCTTTCTGCTCGCTGACCACATTAAGCTCTCGCTGTTGGAGCGCCAACGGGCTAAGAATCTTAATCTTGAAGGCGACTCGCAAGATGGTCACATCTCACGATCTTTTGACCAGTTCCGCGATGGTCTGGCCAATCTCCGTGATGAGGAGCAGCGGTTGACCTTTGCAGGCGAAACAGA CGCCGCTACAAGCCTCACAGAATCCATCACATCGCTCCAGAAGCAATTAGACGACCTCACAACTCAATTCCAAGGCCAACCAAACTCCAAAACCGCCGAAACACTCATTCATCCCAACTCGGAAGAGCTCGCCGACGACTTTGAGCACGCAACATCCACATCTCCAGTCTCGCGGAAGCCAAAGACTGTTCGCTTCAGCGACACTCCTCCTTCACCGTCCGCCGAGCTCTTTGGCCGTTACCGCGATGATCCCTCCGATAGCGCCGGCTACCGAGACGAGGCACAGGGCATGGACAACCAGCAGATTCACCAGTACCACGCCCAAATCCTAGAGCAACAGGATGAGCAGCTTGATCGCCTGGGCGAGTCTATCGGACGCCAGCGCGAGCTTAGCATGCAGATCGGCGACGAGCTCGATAGCCATGTTGCTATGCtcgatgaggttgaggctgttACCGATCGTCACCAGAGCCGACTGGATCGTGCGAGTAGAATGCTCGGAAAGGTTGCTCGAGGCGCAAGCGAGaacaagcaaatgaccaCTATTGTGgttctcatcatcattcttgtcttgctcATTGCTATCCTGAAATAA
- a CDS encoding geranylgeranyl transferase type-2 subunit beta has translation MTSHGIARSARSRTEEQRQQDLVKIQKYRGLEDDIRQKISDNDYGTDTFQLTSKLLRLNPEYYTIWNARRRCLIYGLLSKPSAGSLPLKESQNTSAIDTHTASSDASLPSSSTEIPPRPNPPTAGKTGTTTDSDADSDVIRSELGFTVPLLMEFPKCYWIWNYRLWTLDRAIERLDVSIARRIWEEELGLVSKMLTKDRRNFHAWGYRRHVVAQLESPVLNGQSLVELEFEYTTKKIHEDLSNFSAWHNRSQLITRLLNERKADDASRKDLLDKEIEIIREALNVGPEDQSLWYYHQFLVLNLANPSSSRQIAPNLTVEERKSYIDDEVTEIKDLLQDYKDIKWIYEALIEYAIALNQLTGQPFEPESRSDVTSWLQTLRKLDPKRNGRWSNLEKDLGLSQT, from the exons ATGACCAGT CACGGCATAGCCCGCTCTGCGCGGTCACGGACAGAAGAACAGCGCCAGCAGGATCTCGTCAAGATCCAAAAGTACCGTGGTCTCGAGGACGATATACGCCAAAAG ATATCCGACAACGACTACGGCACCGACACATTCCAGCTTACATCGAAGCTACTACGCCTCAACCCTGAATACTACACGATATGGAACGCCCGCAGGCGCTGTCTAATCTATGGCTTATTGTCCAAACCCTCGGCTGGATCGCTGCCCTTGAAGGAGTCGCAGAATACTTCAGCGATAGACACTCACACAGCCTCTTCCGACGCTTCATtgccctcctcctcgaccGAGATCCCGCCACGCCCCAACCCCCCGACAGCTGGGAAGACTGGTACAACGACTGATAGCGATGCCGATAGCGACGTGATACGCTCCGAACTGGGCTTCACTGTTCCCTTGCTGATGGAATTTCCCAAGTGCTACTGGATATGGAATTATCGACTATGGACGCTTGACCGCGCCATCGAAAGACTTGATGTATCTATAGCTCGGCGCATTTGGGAAGAGGAGCTAGGTCTTGTCAGCAAGATGCTCACCAAAGACCGACGAAACTTCCACGCCTGGGGCTACCGTCGCCACGTCGTAGCGCAGCTTGAGAGCCCCGTGCTCAACGGCCAGAGCCTGGTAGAGCTCGAGTTTGAGTATACAACCAAAAAGATCCATGAGGATCTGTCCAATTTCTCAGCATGGCATAACCGAAGCCAGCTCATTACAAGGCTTCTTAACGAGCGCAAAGCAGACGACGCGTCTCGGAAAGATTTACTGGATAAAG AAATTGAGATTATTCGCGAAGCGCTGAATGTTGGACCGGAAGACCAGTCTTTATGGTACTATCACCAGTTCCTAGTATTGAACCTCGCAAATCCTTCATCAAGTCGCCAAATAGCACCAAACCTGACGGTGGAGGAGCGCAAGTCATacattgatgatgaagtaACCGAAATCAAGGATCTACTACAAGACTACAAGGACATAAAATGGATCTACGAGGCTCTCATTGAGTACGCAATCGCATTGAACCAACTCACGGGGCAGCCATTCGAGCCTGAGAGTCGAAGTGATGTGACATCTTGGTTACAGACTCTCAGGAAACTAGACCCTAAACGAAACGGACGATGGAGTAATTTGGAAAAGGACTTGGGCTTATCACAGACATGA
- a CDS encoding 4-hydroxybenzoate hexaprenyltransferase, with the protein MRLSALPRASAWAQCRGISGQALKVPRQLQTRPSLIRACQGLRQPWHRNQRAVGFHEAKPRSLPLVTQDLDSPSAPTAPAPYKPPETGLLSKLPASWVPYAELIRLDKPAGTYYLFFPCLFSTLMAAPMAMPMATPGSVIGTSLLFFSGALIMRGAGCTINDLWDRNLDPHVSRTRLRPIARGAITPFKGLVYTGVQLFAGLGILLQFPLPCLFYGVPSLLLVASYPLAKRVTYYPQAVLGLTFSWGAIMGFPALGIDLLSHTPALTAAACLYASNIAWTILYDMIYAHMDIKDDVKAGIKSIALKHDAETKQVLTGLAAVQISLLAAAGFAAGAGPAFFVGSCGGAMVTLGIMIKRVNLKDVKDCWWWFINGCWITGGVISLGLAADYTIRYVQGPQDEVKSEN; encoded by the coding sequence ATGAGATTAAGTGCGCTCCCCCGGGCTTCGGCCTGGGCTCAATGTCGAGGAATCTCAGGTCAGGCTCTGAAAGTCCCAAGACAACTACAGACACGACCTTCACTCATTCGTGCTTGTCAAGGCTTGAGACAACCATGGCATCGTAATCAGCGAGCAGTTGGGTTTCACGAGGCCAAACCTCGATCTTTGCCTCTGGTCACCCAGGATTTGGACTCACCATCAGCTCCCACGGCACCGGCACCTTATAAGCCACCTGAGACGGGACTGTTATCGAAACTCCCAGCCTCGTGGGTTCCTTATGCTGAGCTGATTCGACTTGATAAGCCCGCTGGAACCTATTATTTGTTCTTCCCATGTCTCTTTTCTACTCTCATGGCTGCCCCAATGGCTATGCCAATGGCAACTCCAGGCTCTGTTATTGGAACATcgctccttttcttctctggaGCTCTCATCATGAGAGGTGCTGGATGTACTATCAATGATCTATGGGACCGTAACCTCGATCCTCATGTCTCAAGAACTCGACTTAGGCCGATTGCTCGTGGTGCGATCACACCGTTCAAAGGACTTGTCTACACTGGGGTTCAACTGTTTGCCGGCCTTGGGATATTGCTCCAATTTCCCCTGCCTTGCCTCTTTTACGGCGTCCCCAGCTTGCTCCTGGTAGCCAGCTATCCTTTGGCCAAGAGAGTTACTTACTACCCTCAAGCAGTTCTCGGCCTCACCTTCTCGTGGGGCGCCATCATGGGTTTCCCGGCTCTTGGAATCGATCTGCTGTCACATACCCCAGCCTTGACTGCTGCAGCCTGCCTCTATGCTTCAAATATTGCATGGACAATATTATACGACATGATCTACGCTCATATGGACATCAAGGACGACGTCAAGGCGGGAATCAAGAGCATTGCACTGAAGCATGATGCTGAGACTAAGCAAGTGCTGACAGGATTGGCTGCTGTACAAATATCTCTTTTGGCTGCTGCCGGATTTGCAGCTGGTGCTGGCCCGGCGTTCTTTGTCGGGAGCTGTGGAGGAGCTATGGTCACGCTTGGTATCATGATTAAGCGGGTCAATCTGAAGGATGTCAAGgattgttggtggtggttcaTTAACGGGTGTTGGATCACCGGTGGTGTGATCAGCCTGGGCCTGGCTGCAGACTACACTATCAGATATGTCCAGGGACCTCAGGACGAGGTCAAGTCGGAGAACTGA
- a CDS encoding 40S ribosomal protein S23 codes for MAGGKPRGLNAARKLRTNRKDQKWADLAYKKRALGTAYKSSPFGGSSHAKGIVLEKVGVEAKQPNSAIRKCVRVQLIKNGKKVTAFVPNDGCLNFVDENDEVLLAGFGRKGKAKGDIPGVRFKVVKVSGVGLLALWKEKKEKPRS; via the exons ATGGCTGGAGGCAAACCCCGTGGTCTTAACGCCGCCCGCAAGCTGCGAACGAACCGAAAGGACCAGAAATGGGCCGATCTCGCCTACAAGAAGCGTGCCCTCGGTACCGCCTATAAGTCCTCTCCCTTCGGTGGTTCCTCCCACGCCAAGGGCATCGTCCTCGAGAAGGTCGGTGTCGAGGCCAAGCAGCCCAACTCCGCTATCCGAAAGTGTGTCCGTGTTCAGCTTATCAAGAACGGAAAGAAGGTCACTGCCTTCG TCCCCAATGACGGTTGCTTGAACTTCGTGGACGAGAACGACGAGGTCCTCCTGGCTGGTTTCGGTCGCAAGGGCAAGGCCAAGGGTGATATTCCCGGTGTTCGATTCAAGGTCGTCAAGGTCTCTGGTGTCGGTCTGCTCGCTCTgtggaaggagaagaaggagaagcccCGTTCTTAA